The proteins below are encoded in one region of Williamsia sp. DF01-3:
- a CDS encoding histone-like nucleoid-structuring protein Lsr2, which produces MRWSWLGVDYHLDTSTANLEKIEAGQVSLATVLAKSTRIGGRARSTAPKHHPRPDTPPPADGGVRVWARRQGYDIAERGRIPVAITRAYNDAH; this is translated from the coding sequence GTGCGGTGGTCGTGGCTCGGGGTGGACTATCACCTCGATACCAGCACCGCGAACCTGGAAAAGATCGAAGCCGGACAGGTATCGCTAGCGACGGTGTTGGCCAAGTCCACGCGGATCGGTGGCCGTGCCCGCTCGACCGCACCCAAACACCACCCCCGCCCCGACACCCCACCACCTGCTGATGGTGGGGTGCGTGTCTGGGCGCGAAGGCAGGGTTACGACATCGCTGAGCGTGGCCGTATCCCCGTGGCGATCACTCGGGCCTACAACGATGCCCACTAA
- a CDS encoding STAS domain-containing protein, with translation MLENPTSSSVTITTTHREDLVIVTVAGSIDLLTAQQLTDAITIIAAGDPAGLIIDLTDVEFLASAGMSILLAAKQAVGPTGRFAVVAGGATHTPLQVGGLGEFILICSTLADAIDALS, from the coding sequence GTGCTCGAAAACCCCACCAGTTCCAGCGTGACCATCACCACGACTCACCGCGAGGATCTGGTGATTGTGACCGTGGCCGGCAGTATTGATTTGCTGACCGCGCAACAGCTGACCGACGCCATCACCATCATCGCCGCCGGTGACCCGGCTGGGCTGATCATCGACCTCACCGACGTAGAGTTCCTCGCCAGCGCTGGCATGTCCATTCTTTTGGCAGCGAAACAAGCCGTTGGCCCCACCGGCAGGTTCGCTGTCGTCGCCGGCGGCGCCACCCACACCCCCTTGCAGGTAGGTGGGCTTGGCGAGTTCATTCTGATCTGCTCCACCCTCGCCGACGCCATCGACGCGCTGAGCTGA
- a CDS encoding amidohydrolase family protein, translating to MPAVSDVLKSGCWSACGQLGCGKNGRMKWTDTHVHIVDFLQRPADCDGLVRSLRDGGAERAVVFGLPVKKKWSTAEPLKPSYYLDDNAPCHYHSLTDVLVLDALAVFDEASDLQVAPLICGFDPTDRLAIEHLEAVWSRSDRWAGVGEVLLRHDDLTNLTRGETPVADHPAMDNVLSFCADKRVPISVHHDSSSAGRPSEHEYIEPFENAIRKHRATRIVWCHAGVSRRVHPDDQIDLVEALLSRHRNLTVELSWIILDAIVDGGDVNPDWRALICKFTDQFVVGSDSIADPDMITHRAGQIDRLLQALPRR from the coding sequence GTGCCGGCCGTCAGCGATGTGCTCAAGTCTGGCTGTTGGTCCGCTTGTGGCCAGCTTGGGTGCGGTAAGAATGGGCGCATGAAGTGGACCGATACACACGTTCATATTGTCGATTTTCTGCAGCGCCCGGCGGACTGTGACGGTTTGGTTCGATCACTGCGCGACGGCGGCGCGGAACGTGCTGTGGTCTTCGGTCTGCCGGTGAAGAAGAAGTGGTCTACCGCCGAGCCTCTCAAACCTAGTTACTACCTCGATGACAACGCGCCGTGTCACTACCATTCGTTGACCGATGTCCTCGTGCTCGATGCTCTCGCTGTGTTCGATGAAGCCAGCGATCTTCAGGTGGCGCCCTTGATCTGCGGTTTCGACCCGACAGACCGCCTGGCTATCGAGCATCTCGAAGCCGTATGGAGCAGGTCTGACCGCTGGGCCGGCGTCGGTGAGGTATTGCTGCGCCACGACGATCTGACGAACCTGACCCGAGGCGAAACCCCCGTCGCGGACCATCCCGCAATGGACAATGTGCTCAGTTTCTGTGCTGACAAACGGGTTCCCATCTCGGTACATCACGACTCCAGTTCGGCCGGGCGTCCCTCAGAACACGAGTACATCGAGCCGTTCGAGAACGCCATTCGCAAACACCGGGCTACCCGCATCGTGTGGTGCCATGCTGGCGTATCGCGTCGAGTGCATCCCGATGACCAGATTGACCTGGTCGAGGCCCTCCTGTCCCGGCACCGCAATCTGACCGTTGAGCTGTCCTGGATCATTCTTGACGCCATTGTTGACGGCGGCGACGTGAACCCTGACTGGCGTGCATTGATCTGCAAGTTCACCGACCAATTCGTGGTGGGCTCAGACAGCATTGCCGACCCAGACATGATTACCCACCGTGCCGGCCAGATCGATCGGCTGCTGCAAGCGCTCCCCCGTCGGTAG
- a CDS encoding helix-turn-helix domain-containing protein yields the protein MATQTQALTSETFLPEHADQLAPVLSFLQAHERSAGTTAQPAYALVGVDEHDRIELPENLHQVLKRVVEAMSQGRAVTVAPQSMTLTTQQAADLLGVSRPTIVRLINDDQIAAERVGNRHRLLLDDVLAYRDARRTRQYDAIAVTSVPIDVEDDPEVIRRQLREARKAVAARRKTAKKAG from the coding sequence ATGGCAACACAAACCCAGGCGCTCACATCTGAGACGTTCCTGCCCGAGCATGCTGACCAGCTGGCGCCGGTGTTGAGTTTCTTGCAAGCCCATGAACGGTCAGCGGGGACTACTGCCCAGCCTGCATACGCCCTGGTCGGGGTCGACGAGCACGATCGAATCGAGCTGCCGGAGAACCTTCATCAGGTCCTCAAGCGGGTAGTTGAGGCAATGTCTCAAGGCCGAGCTGTCACCGTGGCGCCGCAGAGCATGACCCTCACGACGCAGCAGGCCGCCGACCTGCTCGGCGTGAGTCGGCCTACTATCGTCCGGTTGATCAACGACGACCAGATCGCCGCCGAGCGGGTTGGCAATCGGCATCGGCTGCTGCTTGACGACGTGCTTGCCTACCGAGATGCCCGTCGGACACGGCAATACGACGCAATTGCGGTGACGTCGGTGCCTATCGACGTCGAGGATGACCCAGAGGTGATCCGACGGCAGCTGCGCGAGGCCCGTAAAGCAGTCGCAGCCCGTCGCAAGACAGCGAAAAAAGCTGGCTGA
- a CDS encoding PIN domain-containing protein encodes MFVAVLDTCVLWPSLQRDVLLSLAAENLYRPLWSDAILEELEFHEARKLVDRGADPERAAARAAHLVEQMAAAFDDACVVGWEVLDGSFSLPDPDDEHLVAAAVIGGAEAIVSNNISDLPKGECPLRFR; translated from the coding sequence ATGTTCGTAGCCGTTCTCGACACCTGCGTACTGTGGCCGAGCCTGCAACGAGACGTCCTGCTCTCACTCGCAGCCGAGAACCTATATCGCCCCCTATGGTCGGACGCCATCCTTGAAGAACTCGAGTTCCACGAGGCGCGCAAACTCGTTGACCGAGGCGCCGATCCGGAACGCGCCGCGGCACGAGCAGCGCACCTCGTAGAGCAGATGGCAGCTGCGTTCGACGATGCCTGCGTCGTTGGCTGGGAGGTGCTCGACGGGTCATTTAGCCTCCCGGATCCAGACGATGAGCACCTCGTGGCAGCAGCTGTCATCGGTGGTGCAGAGGCGATCGTTTCCAACAACATCTCAGACCTCCCCAAGGGAGAGTGCCCGCTCAGATTCAGGTGA
- a CDS encoding acyl-CoA dehydrogenase family protein, translating into MSINFTMSTEQRKLQHEVREFSENVLAPVIAEADAEPNPLIGFQMTKPAYIESYHAGIAMCMLPMQYGGGGVSCVDLVIAAEEICVVDPGFACTVLCNGLGLMPVAWYGSDEQKEKFLTAATSDPTGEYLGGWTASEPPGNPAGTANFDIQLPRPAGVGLTAVRDGDDYIVNGRKYWPSSAGWDERGVNAGTLIVRTDSDKGGTEGLSALILERDTPGVTFKHLDKIGHRLASNAEIVFEDARIPAANLLPGAVGNGDLVINRNFAWSGPVAAIAAVGMARAAYEMALDWAKNNTAGGLQPIIGFQNVGYVLGDVASKIEMARYFSWRAADYLDKHDQHAELVGAMNKIQVTELMFDCVYKCMQIVGVNSLETKNGFGKLLREAAVLPIYDGGNMGMQRRRVHGIIADPAFNPRAIMEDEYVRFGKEHESIGTIAG; encoded by the coding sequence ATGAGCATCAATTTCACAATGTCCACCGAACAACGAAAGTTGCAACACGAGGTGCGCGAGTTCTCCGAGAACGTTCTCGCACCGGTGATCGCCGAGGCGGACGCAGAACCCAACCCGCTCATCGGGTTTCAGATGACCAAGCCCGCCTACATCGAGTCCTACCATGCCGGTATCGCCATGTGCATGCTCCCCATGCAGTATGGCGGCGGCGGTGTGTCCTGCGTCGATCTGGTGATCGCGGCCGAGGAGATTTGCGTTGTGGATCCCGGATTTGCCTGTACGGTCCTGTGCAACGGGCTCGGACTGATGCCCGTGGCGTGGTACGGCAGCGATGAGCAGAAGGAGAAGTTCCTCACCGCGGCGACGTCCGACCCCACCGGCGAGTACCTGGGTGGCTGGACCGCCAGCGAACCGCCCGGGAATCCTGCCGGGACAGCGAACTTCGACATCCAGCTGCCGCGGCCCGCCGGTGTCGGCCTGACTGCCGTGCGCGACGGCGACGACTACATCGTCAACGGTCGCAAGTACTGGCCCTCATCGGCGGGCTGGGACGAGCGCGGCGTGAATGCCGGCACACTGATCGTCCGCACCGACTCAGACAAGGGCGGCACCGAGGGTCTGTCCGCGCTGATCCTCGAGCGCGACACTCCCGGCGTCACCTTCAAGCATCTCGACAAGATCGGGCATCGATTGGCCTCCAATGCCGAGATCGTTTTCGAAGACGCCCGAATCCCGGCCGCGAACCTGCTGCCTGGCGCCGTAGGCAACGGCGACCTGGTCATCAACCGCAACTTCGCCTGGTCAGGCCCGGTCGCGGCGATCGCCGCCGTCGGAATGGCACGCGCTGCCTACGAGATGGCACTGGACTGGGCCAAGAACAACACCGCGGGCGGATTGCAACCGATCATCGGTTTCCAGAACGTTGGCTACGTCCTCGGGGACGTGGCATCCAAGATCGAGATGGCCCGGTACTTCTCCTGGCGCGCAGCTGACTACCTGGACAAGCACGACCAGCATGCAGAATTAGTTGGCGCCATGAACAAGATTCAGGTCACCGAGCTCATGTTTGACTGCGTCTACAAGTGCATGCAGATCGTCGGCGTCAACAGCCTGGAGACCAAGAACGGCTTCGGCAAGCTCCTGCGCGAAGCAGCCGTTCTCCCCATCTACGACGGCGGGAACATGGGTATGCAGCGTCGCCGCGTCCACGGCATCATCGCAGACCCCGCCTTCAACCCGCGCGCGATCATGGAAGACGAGTACGTACGCTTCGGCAAAGAACACGAGAGTATCGGCACCATCGCTGGCTGA
- a CDS encoding Rrf2 family transcriptional regulator, translating to MKHTTHADYALRVLLYLRVAPGRRGSVGDIAAAHKISRNHLDKVVQRLAGAGLVETVRGRAGGVHLVRDPSEITVGEIMRTMETDFAVVECLGPVRYCRIAGVCGARDVFSRALDAYFEVLDASTLEEIAANDHGLRGALSMTLGRPTS from the coding sequence ATGAAGCACACGACTCACGCCGACTACGCACTGCGTGTGCTGCTCTACTTGCGAGTGGCGCCCGGTCGCCGGGGTTCGGTCGGTGACATCGCTGCTGCGCATAAGATTTCGCGTAACCATCTGGACAAGGTCGTCCAACGACTTGCCGGCGCAGGCCTGGTCGAGACAGTCCGTGGCCGAGCCGGTGGCGTGCACCTCGTCCGCGATCCGTCCGAGATCACCGTGGGCGAGATCATGCGGACCATGGAGACGGACTTCGCCGTGGTCGAGTGCCTCGGGCCGGTTCGGTACTGCCGGATTGCAGGTGTCTGTGGTGCCCGTGACGTCTTCAGTAGAGCGCTGGACGCGTATTTCGAGGTTCTCGACGCCTCGACCCTCGAAGAGATCGCCGCCAACGATCACGGCCTGCGCGGCGCGTTGAGCATGACCTTGGGTCGACCCACCAGCTGA
- a CDS encoding acyl-CoA dehydrogenase family protein, whose protein sequence is MPIDFDLSEQQKKLKYQAREFATDVLRPVAEYADALSDPQEAFAAMRPVYEVAAELGFTTMFLPREYGGGGASNVDFLVAIEELCAVDPGFPTILLVNGLALMPILWLGSDEQREKWLGRATSDTDGSFLAGWVVSERGGTANFDHPNPTAGIQLLADQTATGDYTLNGEKHWPCNSGGWDLHGADINVCVARTDRTKGGAGGLSVFIVERGTPGIDYEVIDKMAHRTCQNVTMTFRDVAVPEQNILARGEGDLLINRNFTWSSPIASIAAVGVARSAYDFALKWAKTYTGGGTSPIINHQAVGNLLTEIAGRIEAGRYFSWKAAHYMDKHAGQGHALGGMNKTFCGDLMQSVVYDCMRIVGVNALDQRFPLAKAYREAAVFPLYDAGNLAMQRRRAWGVMTDKSFTPDTFVDSEPLEFTRSMQGFGVQTTHRESET, encoded by the coding sequence ATGCCCATTGACTTCGATCTCTCGGAACAACAGAAGAAGCTCAAGTATCAGGCACGCGAGTTCGCCACAGACGTACTGCGTCCGGTCGCCGAATATGCTGACGCCCTTAGTGATCCGCAAGAGGCCTTCGCCGCGATGCGGCCGGTGTACGAGGTGGCGGCCGAACTCGGTTTCACCACCATGTTCCTGCCCCGTGAATACGGTGGCGGCGGCGCGTCGAACGTCGACTTCCTCGTCGCCATCGAAGAACTGTGCGCTGTGGACCCCGGATTTCCCACGATCCTGCTGGTGAACGGACTGGCGCTGATGCCGATCCTGTGGCTCGGTAGCGACGAACAACGCGAGAAATGGCTCGGCAGAGCCACTTCGGACACCGACGGATCATTCCTCGCCGGCTGGGTGGTCAGCGAACGCGGTGGTACCGCCAACTTCGATCACCCCAACCCGACGGCCGGGATCCAACTCCTGGCCGACCAGACCGCAACGGGCGACTACACTCTCAACGGCGAGAAGCACTGGCCATGCAACTCAGGCGGTTGGGATCTGCACGGAGCCGACATCAACGTCTGCGTCGCACGCACCGACCGGACAAAAGGAGGCGCCGGCGGCTTGAGCGTCTTCATCGTCGAACGCGGCACTCCCGGAATTGACTACGAGGTCATCGATAAGATGGCCCACCGCACGTGTCAGAACGTCACCATGACTTTTCGCGATGTCGCTGTCCCCGAGCAGAACATCCTGGCCCGCGGCGAGGGGGACCTGCTCATCAACCGCAACTTCACCTGGTCCTCCCCGATCGCGAGCATCGCAGCGGTCGGGGTCGCCCGCAGCGCCTACGACTTCGCGTTGAAATGGGCCAAAACCTACACCGGCGGCGGCACCTCCCCGATCATCAACCACCAGGCCGTCGGAAACCTGCTCACCGAGATCGCCGGCCGCATCGAGGCCGGCCGCTACTTCAGCTGGAAAGCCGCACACTACATGGACAAACACGCCGGCCAGGGCCACGCCCTGGGCGGGATGAACAAGACGTTCTGCGGTGACCTCATGCAGAGCGTGGTCTACGACTGCATGCGCATCGTCGGCGTCAACGCCCTCGACCAGCGATTTCCACTCGCCAAGGCGTACCGCGAAGCGGCCGTCTTCCCACTCTACGATGCCGGCAACCTCGCCATGCAACGTCGCCGCGCCTGGGGCGTAATGACGGACAAGTCCTTCACCCCAGATACGTTCGTCGACAGCGAGCCGCTCGAGTTCACACGATCGATGCAGGGATTCGGTGTCCAGACCACTCATCGTGAATCCGAAACCTGA